A single region of the Peromyscus eremicus chromosome 16_21, PerEre_H2_v1, whole genome shotgun sequence genome encodes:
- the LOC131926813 gene encoding H-2 class I histocompatibility antigen, L-D alpha chain-like, giving the protein MGAMAPCALLLLLAAALAPTRTRAGECGVGRETTLRGGRGRPRGSRVPASPGQTLPPFSTASRAPRPAPLPARAPALGPGGGSGSHRAPPPGSHSLRYFDTIVSRPGLGEPQFIIVGYVDDTQFVRFDSDAETRRVEPRAPWMEREGPEYWEEQTRRVKGTEQNYRVSLRTALRYYNQSEGGSHTIQSMYGCDVGSDGRLLRGYSQYAYDGRDYIALNDDLTTWTAADTAAQITRRKWEQAGEAEGHRAYLEGECVEWLRRYLEIGKDTLQRTDPPKAHVTHHPILKGEGTLRCWALGFYPAEISVTWQRDGEDLIQDMELVETRPSGDGTFQTWAAVVVPSGEEEKYTCHVHHEGLPEPLTLRWEPPQSTVPITAIITVLALLGAVAIIGAVVAVVRKRRRNTGGKRGNYAPAPGRDSAQSSEVSLPDCKA; this is encoded by the exons ATGGGGGCGATGGCTCCGTGCgcgctgctcctgctgctggcgGCCGCCCTGGCCCCGACCCGGACCCGCGCGGGTGAGTGCGGGGTCGGGAGGGAAACGACTCTGCGGGGAGGGCGGGGGCGGCCCCGGGGAAGCCGCGTCCCCGCGTCGCCCGGCCAGACCCTCCCGCCCTTCTCCACCGCGTCCCGAGCCCCGCGCCCTGCTCCCCTCCCGGCCCGCGCACCCGCCCTGGGTCCGGGAGGAGGGTCGGGGTCTCACCGCGCGCCGCCCCCAGGCTCGCACTCGCTGCGGTATTTCGACACCATCGTGTCCCGGCCCGGCCTCGGGGAGCCCCAGTTCATCATCGTCGGCTACGTGGACGACACGCAGTTCGTGCGCTTCGACAGCGACGCGGAGACTCGGAGAGTGGAGCCGCGGGCGCCGTGGATGGAGCGGGAGGGGCCGGAGTATTGGGAGGAGCAGACACGGAGAGTCAAGGGCACCGAGCAGAACTACCGAGTGAGCCTGAGGACCGCGCTCCGCTACTACAACCAGAGCGAGGGCG GCTCTCACACCATCCAGAGTATGTACGGCTGTGACGTGGGGTCGGACGGGCGCCTCCTCCGCGGGTACAGTCAGTACGCCTACGACGGCCGCGATTACATCGCCCTGAACGACGACCTGACGACGTGGACGGCGGCGGACACGGCGGCGCAGATCACCCGGCGCAAGTGGGAGCAGGCTGGTGAGGCAGAGGGACACAGGGCCTACCTGGAGGGCGAGTGCGTGGAGTGGCTGCGCAGATACCTGGAGATCGGGAAGGACACGCTGCAGCGCACAG ATCCCCCAAAGGCACATGTGACCCATCACCCCATACTGAAAGGAGAAGGCACCCTGAGGTGCTGGGCCCTGGGCTTCTACCCTGCTGAGATCTCCGTGACCTGGCAGAGGGATGGGGAGGATCTGATTCAGGATATGGAGCTGGTGGAGACAAGGccttctggggatggaaccttcCAGACGTGGGCAGCTGTGGTGGTGCCttctggggaggaagagaaataCACATGCCATGTGCACCATGAGGGTCTGCCTGAGCCCCTCACCCTGAGATGGG AGCCTCCTCAGTCCACTGTCCCCATCACGGCAATCATTACTGTTCTGGCTCTCCTTGGAGCTGTGGCCATCATTGGAGCTGTGGTGGCTgttgtgaggaagaggaggagaaacacag GTGGAAAGAGAGGGAACTATGCTCCAGCTCCAG GCAGGGACAGTGCCCAGAGCTCTGAAGTGTCTCTCCCAGACTGTAAAG CGTGA